Proteins from one uncultured Anaeromusa sp. genomic window:
- a CDS encoding ribosomal-processing cysteine protease Prp: MIDICLQRNSSGFLWAFSLKGHAKAAPHGQDIVCAGVSALAQAAVLGLERHLRMELQLSVEEGLLEATLKEAPTTQSSAILETMLLGLREIERLYPRYLKIRENRR; this comes from the coding sequence ATGATTGATATTTGTTTACAGCGAAATTCCTCAGGCTTTTTGTGGGCTTTTTCTCTAAAAGGTCATGCCAAAGCGGCTCCGCACGGACAAGACATTGTCTGCGCTGGCGTATCTGCCTTAGCGCAAGCGGCAGTGCTCGGCTTAGAGCGGCATTTGCGCATGGAACTGCAACTGTCTGTCGAAGAGGGGCTTTTGGAAGCTACGCTGAAAGAGGCGCCAACAACGCAGAGCAGTGCGATTTTAGAGACCATGCTTCTGGGACTGAGGGAAATCGAACGATTGTATCCCCGGTATCTTAAGATCCGGGAAAACAGGAGGTGA
- the rplU gene encoding 50S ribosomal protein L21, which translates to MYAIIETGGKQYRVQEGDKIVVEKLAVEEGQEVAFERVLTVVKDGEVLVGAPVVAGAKVVAKVVEHGKGKKILVFKYKAKSNYRRRQGHRQPFTQVVIEKIEA; encoded by the coding sequence ATGTACGCTATCATTGAAACTGGCGGTAAACAATACCGTGTGCAGGAAGGCGACAAAATTGTCGTTGAGAAGCTGGCCGTAGAAGAAGGACAGGAAGTTGCGTTCGAACGCGTTCTGACTGTCGTGAAGGACGGCGAAGTTTTGGTGGGCGCTCCGGTTGTAGCCGGTGCGAAAGTGGTTGCTAAAGTAGTGGAGCATGGTAAAGGCAAGAAGATTTTGGTCTTCAAGTACAAAGCTAAATCCAACTACCGTCGCCGCCAGGGCCATCGTCAACCGTTCACTCAGGTCGTGATTGAAAAGATTGAGGCCTAA
- the rpmA gene encoding 50S ribosomal protein L27 has protein sequence MFQFDLQLFAHKKGVGSTRNGRDSEAKRLGVKRQAGEVVTAGSILVRQRGTHFHPGANVGIGKDDTLFALTPGRVSFERKGRYKRQISVYPAEEAAI, from the coding sequence ATGTTCCAATTTGATCTTCAGCTATTCGCCCATAAAAAAGGCGTCGGCAGCACTCGTAACGGCCGTGATAGCGAAGCTAAACGCCTTGGCGTTAAACGTCAAGCCGGTGAAGTGGTAACCGCAGGCAGCATTCTTGTTCGTCAGCGTGGAACGCATTTTCATCCTGGAGCCAATGTAGGCATTGGTAAGGATGATACGCTGTTCGCCCTGACGCCTGGCCGCGTTTCTTTTGAACGCAAAGGCCGCTATAAGCGTCAGATCAGCGTCTACCCCGCGGAAGAAGCTGCAATCTAA